The following proteins are encoded in a genomic region of Arcobacter suis CECT 7833:
- a CDS encoding hybrid sensor histidine kinase/response regulator encodes MDKFNILLVDDVSENIYSLKMMIEDSFDVNIFSALSAQEGMEILMKENIDLILTDVQMPEIDGFEFVEYLKNIEKTKNIPVIFITGIYDKDEYKTKGYNLGAIEYITKPIHDILLNSKLKVYIDIFEKRKLDVELIASKDKVLIHQSKMATMGEMIGVIAHQLKQPLNILSLYCNDVKDSFFSNEINNKFIDDFSKNTKEQINFLSETIDDFRDFFNPNKQKVVFEIKSAIEKSLKFMGNQFEMNRVKINIEYKDEKVYGIETELEQVILNILNNSMDAFKERERENKEINIKVLSKQSYTILIMEDNAGGVKEESLEKIFDPYYTTKSTGTGTGLYMVKLVIKNSLQGDLKINNSEKGLRYIIALPQKEEN; translated from the coding sequence GTGGATAAATTTAATATTTTATTAGTAGACGATGTATCAGAAAATATATATTCTTTGAAAATGATGATTGAAGATAGTTTTGATGTTAATATTTTTTCAGCATTAAGTGCTCAAGAAGGTATGGAAATACTCATGAAAGAGAATATTGATTTGATTTTAACAGATGTTCAGATGCCAGAAATTGATGGATTTGAGTTTGTTGAATATTTGAAAAATATTGAAAAAACAAAAAATATTCCTGTTATTTTTATTACAGGAATTTATGATAAAGATGAATACAAAACAAAAGGCTATAATTTAGGGGCAATTGAATATATCACAAAACCTATCCATGATATTTTGTTAAATTCTAAATTAAAAGTTTATATTGATATTTTTGAAAAAAGAAAACTAGATGTTGAGTTAATTGCTTCAAAAGATAAAGTATTAATTCATCAATCAAAAATGGCAACAATGGGTGAAATGATAGGTGTAATTGCTCATCAGTTAAAACAGCCTTTAAATATTTTATCTTTGTATTGTAATGATGTTAAAGACTCTTTTTTTTCGAATGAAATAAACAATAAATTTATTGATGATTTTTCAAAAAATACAAAAGAACAAATAAATTTTTTAAGTGAAACTATAGATGATTTTAGAGATTTCTTTAATCCCAATAAACAAAAAGTTGTATTTGAGATAAAAAGTGCAATTGAAAAATCCCTAAAATTTATGGGAAATCAATTTGAGATGAATAGAGTTAAAATTAATATTGAATATAAAGATGAAAAAGTTTATGGAATAGAAACAGAACTGGAACAAGTTATATTAAATATTTTAAATAATTCTATGGATGCTTTTAAAGAAAGAGAAAGAGAAAATAAAGAGATAAATATAAAAGTTCTGTCAAAACAATCTTATACAATTTTAATTATGGAAGATAATGCAGGTGGAGTAAAAGAAGAGAGTTTAGAAAAGATTTTTGATCCATACTATACAACTAAATCAACAGGAACAGGAACTGGACTTTATATGGTAAAACTTGTGATAAAAAATAGTTTACAAGGAGATTTGAAAATAAATAATAGTGAAAAAGGTTTAAGATATATTATTGCTTTACCACAAAAAGAAGAGAATTAA
- a CDS encoding hybrid sensor histidine kinase/response regulator: MFMEHLALTYKCHSSIGNSLDLNTMIKEVLTTFVEETNAIKGFFYLIDENNKLYRYLASDDSLELDETVFQEQIKDLSGVRTFDYCEDKIVLLLPLQKGVFFIIFEKNDTKLEFIISMFQDLIVKLNISIDACLNVQKMKSKNKMLNHLTNELKEQQKQLIESDKYKSNFLANMSHELKTPLNSIIVISSIMAKNRNQKLDEEQIKNMKIINSCGNDLLILINDILDISKIEAGELSISLSKINLFELVENLVLDMQPLANEKGLILNYNSNIHELFLLSDSNRIKQIVKNLMSNAIKFTDSGIIEIILEENANDITIKVIDEGIGIAKEKIDYIFERFKQADGSTTRKYGGTGLGLAISKELASLLGGDIKAFSTLGKGSTFELILPKKTNIKNISDDKVSISSNDKDIIIEDIVLFDMEDSSIEKNDVIKKDERILIINSDYLAFFPIAVLLRKENLILTYCKTFQEAYDILKEKYDLVIIDEDNSNLDIFDFLDYCKENELKKIVISSENIEDEDYLKKQFMKNELMIKILTYLGR; encoded by the coding sequence ATGTTTATGGAACATTTAGCTTTGACTTATAAATGTCATAGTTCAATAGGTAATAGTTTAGATTTAAATACTATGATAAAAGAAGTACTAACAACTTTTGTAGAAGAAACAAATGCAATAAAAGGTTTTTTTTATTTAATAGACGAAAATAATAAATTATATAGATATTTAGCTTCTGATGATAGTTTAGAACTCGATGAAACAGTATTTCAAGAACAAATAAAAGATTTGTCGGGTGTTAGAACTTTTGATTATTGTGAAGATAAAATAGTTTTACTTTTACCTTTACAAAAAGGTGTGTTTTTTATAATTTTTGAAAAAAATGATACAAAACTAGAGTTTATTATCTCAATGTTTCAAGATTTAATTGTAAAACTAAATATTAGTATTGATGCTTGTTTGAATGTTCAAAAAATGAAAAGTAAAAATAAAATGTTAAATCATTTGACCAATGAATTAAAAGAACAACAAAAACAACTAATAGAATCTGACAAATATAAAAGTAATTTTTTAGCAAATATGTCCCATGAATTAAAAACTCCATTAAATTCTATTATTGTTATATCTTCAATAATGGCAAAAAATAGAAATCAGAAATTGGATGAAGAACAAATAAAGAATATGAAAATTATTAATAGTTGCGGGAATGATTTATTGATTCTTATTAATGATATATTAGATATTTCAAAAATAGAAGCAGGAGAATTATCTATTAGTTTATCTAAAATAAATCTATTTGAATTAGTTGAAAATTTAGTTTTGGATATGCAACCTTTGGCTAATGAAAAAGGATTAATTTTGAATTATAATTCAAATATCCATGAATTATTTTTATTATCAGATTCTAATAGAATTAAACAAATTGTAAAGAATTTGATGAGTAATGCAATAAAATTTACAGATAGTGGAATTATAGAAATTATTTTAGAAGAAAATGCAAATGATATTACTATAAAAGTTATTGATGAAGGTATTGGAATAGCGAAAGAAAAAATAGATTATATTTTTGAAAGATTTAAACAAGCTGATGGAAGTACAACTAGAAAATATGGTGGAACAGGACTTGGTTTAGCAATTTCTAAAGAACTAGCTTCATTATTAGGTGGAGATATAAAAGCTTTTAGTACTTTAGGGAAAGGAAGTACCTTTGAATTGATTTTACCTAAAAAAACAAATATCAAAAATATATCTGATGATAAAGTTTCTATCTCATCTAATGATAAGGATATTATTATTGAAGATATTGTTTTATTTGATATGGAAGATTCTTCTATTGAAAAAAATGATGTTATAAAAAAAGATGAAAGAATTTTGATAATAAATAGTGATTATTTAGCTTTTTTCCCAATTGCAGTTCTTTTACGAAAAGAAAATCTTATTTTAACTTATTGCAAAACATTTCAAGAAGCTTATGATATATTAAAAGAGAAATATGATTTGGTAATAATTGATGAAGATAATTCGAATTTAGATATATTTGATTTTTTAGATTATTGTAAAGAAAATGAGCTAAAAAAGATTGTGATTTCTTCTGAAAATATTGAGGATGAAGATTATTTAAAAAAACAATTTATGAAAAATGAATTAATGATTAAAATTTTAACTTATTTAGGAAGATGA